The Malus domestica chromosome 13, GDT2T_hap1 genome includes a window with the following:
- the LOC114822939 gene encoding uncharacterized protein, which translates to MAADTQQWAAEQPQSRSVFEMSNGSPYVSAQIEKMEKKLERFDAKFDMLLQRISDSQVAVQQPLQAACSICSLTNHDFLNCPHKDAYSKFIAEQVNSFNNFQRPRYDPYSNFYNPGWRDHPNLKWDKDLHSRPQFQQQVHQPAAPKAAWEVAIEKLANTTTHEIQNLHASMKNMEKQIGQIAVQVSERAPGTFPSQTVPNLRGQEECNAIRTLRSGKSYNRHENSVGNSQSQDKSENTAKATTKTAERVYEPPIPYPERLKPKVKDQQLTDFMKTLAKVQINLPLIDAIKNIPSYAKFFKDVCTKKKKLVDSEKVILTEQCSAVLLHKLPPKKKDPGSFTISYTIGNCDFSSALIDLGASVNLMPYFVFKRLGEGELKPTSSIIQLADRSITYPRGVIEDVIVKVDNLYLPADFMVLDMDKDLTTPIILGRPFLATARTLIDVEAGTLTFRVEDQIVVFKLFKASVHSGDKQECMRVDALDGLPSAKFMNRSSTDHSSIKPPNLTRDCTSPKPQQQRVLHDDQPINTMKKHENLPSSPNFKKIHPGKKVWLLSSDFKSFPGKQESRWKGPFLVTKVFQNGNVDIKAKGTNFSLKVANVENKARPKLESCTQQQVYRYINHIYTMLEI; encoded by the exons atggcAGCAGATACACAACAATGGGCAGCTGAGCAGCCACAATCTAGATCCGTTTTTGAGATGTCAAATGGTTCACCATACGTGTCggcacaaattgaaaaaatggagaaaaagctTGAAAGATTTGatgcaaaatttgacatgttattaCAAAGAATTTCAGATTCACAGGTTGCTGTACAGCAGCCTTTACAAGCTGCCTGCAGCATTTGCAGCTTgacaaatcatgattttttgaaCTGTCCACATAAAGATGCTTATTCGAAGTTTATAGCGGAGCAGGTTAATtcatttaataattttcaaCGTCCCAGATATGACCCGTATTCAAATTTCTACAacccaggttggagagatcatcctaatTTAAAGTGGGACAAAGATCTGCACTCAAGGCCTCAATTTCAACAGCAGGTACATCAACCTGCTGCACCTAAGGCAGCTTGGGAggttgcaattgaaaaattagCAAATACTACCACTCACGAAATCCAAAATCTGCATGCATCAatgaaaaatatggaaaaacaaattgggcagattgctgTGCAGGTTTCAGAAAGAGCTCCGGGTACATTTCCTAGTCAAACAGTACCTAATCTAAGAGGACAAGAAGAATGCAATGCTATACGAACTCTACGGTCTGGCAAAAGTTACAACAGACATGAAAATTCTGTTGGAAATTCGCAG TCCCAAGACAAATCCGAAAATACTGCAAAAGCTACCACAAAAACTGCAGAACGTGTTTATGAGCCTCCTATTCCTTATCCAGAAAGGTTGAAGCCTAAAGTTAAAGATCAACAGTTGACAGATTTCATGAAAACGTTGGCTAAAGTTCAAATTAATCTTCCATTAATTGATGCAATCAAGAACATTCCAtcttatgccaagttttttaaggacgtttgtacaaagaaaaagaagcttgtGGATTCCGAAAAAGTGATTCTAACAGAACAGTGCAGTGCGGTCTTATTGCATAAATTACCTCCAAAGAAAaaagatccagggagttttacTATCTCTTACACCATTGGAAATTGTGACTTTAGtagtgctttaattgatttaggtgctagtGTAAACTTAATgccttattttgttttcaaacgTTTAGGTGAAGGTGAGCTGAAGCCAACCTCCAGTATTATTCAATTGGCTGACCGTTCAATTACCTACCCTAGAGgagtcattgaagatgttattgtGAAGGTTGACAATTTATATTTACCGGCTGATTTTATGGTGTTGGACATGGATAAGGATTTGACAACGCCTATTATTTTGGGACGCCCATTTCTGGCAACAGCCCGGACTCTTATTGACGTTGAAGCCGGAACATTAACATTCCGGGTTGAAGATCAAATTGTTGTTTTCAAGTTGTTTAAAGCAAGCGTACATTCAGGTGACAAGCAAGAATGCATGCGTGTTGATGCATTGGATGGTTTACCAAGTGCCAAGTTTATGAACAGATCATCAACTGATCATTCGTCCATAAAGCCCCCGAATTTAACTCGTGATTGTACAAGTCCTAAACCACAGCAGCAAAGGGTGCTACATGATGACCAACCAATTAACACTatgaaaaaacatgaaaatttgccaagcagcccaaattttaagaaaatacatCCTGGTAAAAAAGTATGGTTATTAAGTTCAGATTTCAAGTCATTTCCAGGGAAACAAGAGTCTCGATGGAAAGGCCCTTTTCTAGTTACTAAAGTTTTTCAGAATGGTAATGTGGACATTAAGGCTAAGGGCACAAATTTCTCATTGAAG GTTGCGAACGTGGAAAATAAAGCGCGTCCTAAGCTGGAATCCTGCACCCAGCAGCAAGTCTACCGTTACATCAACCACATCTACACTATGCTGGAAATTTAA